GCCCGCCACGAGACGATCCGGTCGACGACATCGGGGTGGGTATCGCGGAACGACGCCGAGAGGAGCGCCTCGGTCGACGACCGAAGCGCCGCCCGGTCGTCGGTAGGTGCGAACGCCTCCATCGGCGTTGTTCCGCCGAGCCCGCTGCCGAGGAGCGTGAGGCTTCGGACCCGCCCAGACCCGTGGGCGAGGTCGAGGGCGACGAGCCCGCCGAGCCCCCTGCCGACGAGATGTGCACCCCGGACGCCGGCGTCGGCGAGCACCGACTCGACGTCGGCCGCGAGGGTCGACATCGAGTACGGCCCCGGCGGAGCGTCGGACCGCCCGACGCCGCGGTGGTCGAACACGAGTGTGTGAAACGGGCCGGCGACGGCGCGGTGTTGCCACGCCCACTGCCACGCGCCGAACCCCACGTCGCCGACGAACGCGACCGTCTCGTCGCCCGCGCCCGCCGACTCGTAGTAGATCGAGACGTCGTCGTTGTGTGCGGTCGGCATGGGCGATCGTTCGATTCCCTGCGGTCTCTACGTTGCGGTCTGACCCCGCCGCCGCGACCGTCCCGACCGCCCGCCGCCCGCCTCGAAGGGCGAATCCGCCCACGGTGTGGATTCTCACTGTGCTGGAACCGGTTTCGGTACTTACGCCGATGGACGGTCACGTCTCAGGTAGAAGGAAGATGATGCACGACCTCCTCGGAACCCTGTTACAGTGGGGCCCGCACCGCGGACCGCACGGACCGATGGGTCCACACGGTGGAGCCGGCACCGGAACGATGCAGTGGGGGGCGGCCGGAGGGGCCGGCTTCGGGCTCCTCTGGTGGCTCGTCCTCCTGGCGATCGCCCTCGCGCTCGTCGTCGGTGCCGTATACCTCGTGCACCGGCTCGACGCGAGCGCCACGACCGAGCAGGACGCGGTGGACGTCCTCAGATCGCGGTACGCCAGCGGTGAGATCGACGACGAGGAGTTCGAACGGCGTCGCACGCGGCTCGACGGCGGGCCGTCGGCCTGACCCGACCTGATTCAGGCGTCGAGCACCTTGCGTAGAACCCCGGGGGCTCCGTCGAGCG
This Salinigranum marinum DNA region includes the following protein-coding sequences:
- a CDS encoding alpha/beta hydrolase, which produces MPTAHNDDVSIYYESAGAGDETVAFVGDVGFGAWQWAWQHRAVAGPFHTLVFDHRGVGRSDAPPGPYSMSTLAADVESVLADAGVRGAHLVGRGLGGLVALDLAHGSGRVRSLTLLGSGLGGTTPMEAFAPTDDRAALRSSTEALLSASFRDTHPDVVDRIVSWRAAEDAPRRVWEAQAAAVSDYRPPPLYEVTAPTLVVHGGADGQWPVDGARRLADGLPRGEWLPFEGVAHLVGVERSRVVNDRLVGLVESEAAST
- a CDS encoding SHOCT domain-containing protein, producing MGPHGGAGTGTMQWGAAGGAGFGLLWWLVLLAIALALVVGAVYLVHRLDASATTEQDAVDVLRSRYASGEIDDEEFERRRTRLDGGPSA